The following are encoded together in the Micromonospora lupini genome:
- the dnaA gene encoding chromosomal replication initiator protein DnaA — translation MAGTTDLAAVWLAATDELADEIISAQQRAYLRLTRLRAIVEDTALLSVPDAFTRDVIESRLRPAITEALTRRLGRPIQVAVTVRVAEDATGRPAGTVYRSTPEPGLLDVEGPPAGPLGDEYPGRPVTDDYPGRPAADEAIPEQQRPTAVPPAPMGPPPASAVDGHRSGLIPASRDGQEALFSAAFVEPMRSPRPAPERRGYDEQAARLDPPGPDTRPYEPRYREDAASPRDQHVIRPLPRDGATDSGPGRSAVDHRAGGRDDRRLPGTDTGGNRLNPKYMFETFVIGSSNRFAHAASVAVAESPAKAYNPLFIYGHSGLGKTHLLHAIGHYATTLGNARSVRYVSTEEFTNDFINSLRDDKTSAFQRRYRDVDILLIDDIQFLENRERTQEEFFHTFNTLHNANKQIVITSDRSPRQLATLEDRMRTRFEWGLLADIQPPDLETRIAILQKKAAQERMYAPPDVLEFIASRVSNSIRELEGALIRVTAFASLTRSTVELSLAEEVLRDFMPDGAGPEINADQIMASTADYFGVSLEDLRGQSRSRVLVNARQVAMYLCRELTELSLPRIGQAFGGRDHTTVMHADRKIRQQMAERRSLYNQIAELTNRIKQNT, via the coding sequence GTGGCCGGTACGACCGACCTTGCCGCGGTGTGGTTGGCGGCGACCGACGAGCTCGCCGACGAGATCATCTCCGCTCAGCAGCGTGCCTATCTCCGGTTGACCCGGCTCCGGGCGATCGTCGAGGACACCGCGCTGCTCTCCGTGCCGGACGCGTTCACCCGGGACGTGATCGAGTCACGGCTCCGCCCGGCGATCACCGAGGCGCTTACCCGCCGACTCGGCCGGCCGATCCAGGTGGCCGTGACCGTGCGGGTGGCCGAGGACGCCACCGGGCGCCCGGCCGGCACCGTCTACCGCAGCACCCCGGAGCCGGGACTGCTGGACGTCGAGGGTCCGCCGGCCGGCCCGCTCGGTGACGAGTACCCCGGACGGCCCGTGACCGACGACTACCCCGGGCGACCCGCGGCCGACGAGGCCATCCCCGAGCAGCAGCGCCCGACCGCGGTGCCGCCGGCGCCGATGGGTCCGCCTCCCGCGTCGGCCGTCGACGGGCACCGGTCCGGCCTGATCCCCGCCAGCCGGGACGGCCAGGAGGCCCTCTTCAGCGCGGCCTTCGTCGAGCCGATGCGCTCGCCCCGACCGGCGCCCGAGCGGCGCGGGTACGACGAACAGGCGGCCCGCCTCGACCCGCCCGGCCCCGACACCCGGCCCTACGAGCCCCGCTACCGCGAGGACGCCGCGTCGCCCCGGGACCAGCACGTGATCCGTCCGCTACCCCGCGACGGTGCGACGGACAGCGGTCCCGGCCGCAGTGCGGTGGACCACCGGGCGGGCGGCCGCGACGACCGCCGGCTACCCGGCACCGACACCGGCGGCAACCGCCTGAACCCGAAGTACATGTTCGAGACGTTCGTCATCGGCTCGTCGAACAGGTTCGCCCACGCGGCGAGCGTGGCGGTGGCCGAGTCGCCGGCGAAGGCGTACAACCCGCTGTTCATCTACGGGCACTCCGGGTTGGGCAAGACGCACCTGCTGCACGCCATCGGGCACTACGCCACGACGCTCGGCAACGCCCGATCGGTGCGGTACGTCTCGACCGAGGAGTTCACCAACGACTTCATCAACTCGCTCCGGGACGACAAGACCAGCGCGTTCCAGCGGCGCTACCGCGACGTCGACATCCTGCTGATCGACGACATCCAGTTCCTGGAGAACCGCGAGCGTACGCAGGAGGAGTTCTTCCACACCTTCAACACCCTGCACAACGCCAACAAGCAGATCGTGATCACCTCGGACCGGTCGCCGCGTCAGCTCGCCACCCTTGAGGACCGGATGCGAACCCGGTTCGAATGGGGACTGCTGGCCGACATCCAGCCACCGGACCTGGAGACCCGGATCGCGATCCTGCAGAAGAAGGCGGCGCAGGAGCGGATGTACGCCCCGCCGGACGTGTTGGAGTTCATCGCCTCCCGGGTGTCGAACTCGATCCGGGAACTGGAGGGTGCGCTGATCCGGGTGACGGCGTTCGCCAGCCTGACCCGGTCGACAGTCGAGCTGTCCCTGGCCGAGGAGGTGCTCCGGGACTTCATGCCCGACGGCGCCGGGCCGGAGATCAACGCCGACCAGATCATGGCCTCCACTGCCGACTACTTCGGGGTGAGCCTGGAGGACCTGCGCGGCCAGTCCCGCTCCCGGGTGCTGGTCAACGCCCGCCAGGTGGCCATGTACCTCTGTCGGGAGCTGACCGAGCTGTCGCTGCCACGGATCGGGCAGGCGTTCGGCGGCCGGGACCACACCACTGTCATGCACGCGGACCGCAAGATCCGTCAGCAGATGGCCGAGCGGCGCTCGCTCTACAACCAGATCGCCGAGCTGACGAACCGCATCAAGCAGAACACCTGA
- the dnaN gene encoding DNA polymerase III subunit beta: MKFRVERDALAEAVAWTAKSLPNRPSVPVLAGVMLRVTDGNLRVSGFDYEVSSQVTVEVQGDADGAALVSGRLLAEITKALPAKPVDIAAVGAHLELVCGSARFTLPTMPVEDYPALPEMPQSAGTVDAAAFATAVSQVAIAAGRDETLPMMTGVRVELSGSTLSMLATDRYRLALREIQWRPDDPDVSINALVPARTLNDTAKALGPLGGEVTLALAQGAAGEGMVGLAGGTRRTTSRLLDGANYPPVRSLFPATHNAEARVSVSTLIEVVKRVALVAERTTPVLLSFSVDGLVVEAGGSEEARASEAMEATFTGDALTIGFNPQYLIDGLANLGAQTAVLSFVDAFKPAVISPAGEDGEAIPGYRYLIMPIRVSR, translated from the coding sequence ATGAAGTTCCGAGTGGAGCGCGACGCGCTCGCCGAGGCCGTGGCCTGGACCGCGAAGAGCCTGCCGAACCGGCCATCCGTACCGGTGCTCGCCGGGGTGATGCTCCGCGTCACCGACGGCAACCTGCGGGTCTCCGGTTTCGACTACGAGGTCTCCAGTCAGGTGACCGTCGAGGTGCAGGGTGACGCCGACGGCGCCGCGCTGGTCTCCGGTCGCCTGCTCGCCGAGATCACCAAGGCGCTGCCGGCCAAGCCGGTCGACATCGCCGCGGTCGGCGCCCACCTCGAGCTGGTCTGCGGCAGCGCCCGGTTCACCCTGCCCACCATGCCTGTGGAGGACTACCCGGCCCTGCCCGAGATGCCGCAGAGCGCCGGCACCGTCGACGCCGCGGCGTTCGCCACAGCCGTCTCCCAGGTGGCAATCGCCGCAGGCCGTGACGAGACGTTGCCGATGATGACCGGCGTCCGCGTCGAGCTCTCCGGCAGCACGCTGTCGATGCTCGCCACCGACCGCTACCGGCTGGCGCTGCGCGAGATCCAGTGGCGGCCCGACGACCCCGACGTCAGCATCAACGCGTTGGTCCCGGCCCGCACCCTCAACGACACCGCCAAGGCGCTCGGCCCGCTGGGCGGCGAGGTCACCCTCGCCCTCGCCCAGGGCGCGGCCGGCGAGGGCATGGTCGGCCTCGCCGGTGGCACCCGTCGCACCACCAGCCGGCTGCTCGACGGCGCCAACTACCCGCCGGTGCGCTCGCTCTTCCCGGCCACCCACAACGCCGAGGCCCGGGTGTCGGTCAGCACTCTGATCGAGGTCGTCAAGCGGGTCGCCCTGGTGGCCGAGCGCACCACCCCGGTGCTGCTCAGCTTCAGCGTCGACGGCCTGGTGGTCGAGGCCGGCGGCTCCGAGGAGGCACGGGCCAGCGAGGCGATGGAGGCCACCTTCACAGGTGACGCGCTGACCATCGGCTTCAATCCTCAGTACCTCATCGACGGCCTGGCAAACCTGGGCGCGCAGACCGCAGTGCTGTCGTTCGTCGACGCCTTCAAGCCCGCGGTGATCTCACCCGCCGGCGAGGATGGCGAGGCCATTCCGGGGTATCGGTACCTCATCATGCCGATCCGCGTGTCTCGCTGA
- the gnd gene encoding phosphogluconate dehydrogenase (NAD(+)-dependent, decarboxylating) has protein sequence MQLGLVGLGRMGGNMRERLRAAGHEVVGFDHNPQLSDAANLAELAQKLESPRAVWVMVPAGVTDATIDELAEVLGDGDIIIDGGNSRFSDDAPRAERLHERGIGYLDVGVSGGVWGRQNGYGLMVGGAQEHVDRLMPIFQALKPEGEFGFVHAGPVGAGHYSKMVHNGIEYGLMHAYAEGYELMAASELVTNVPGVIKSWREGTVVRSWLLDLLDRALDEDPELADLSGYTEDTGEGRWTVDEAVRLAVPLNVITASLFARFASRQDDSPAMKAVSALRQQFGGHAVHKR, from the coding sequence ATGCAGCTCGGCCTGGTAGGACTCGGCCGGATGGGCGGCAACATGCGTGAGCGGTTGCGGGCTGCCGGCCACGAGGTGGTCGGGTTCGATCACAACCCGCAGCTGAGCGACGCGGCAAACCTCGCCGAGCTGGCGCAGAAGCTCGAATCGCCGCGCGCCGTCTGGGTCATGGTGCCCGCCGGCGTCACCGACGCCACGATCGACGAACTCGCCGAGGTGCTCGGCGACGGCGACATCATCATCGACGGCGGCAACTCCCGCTTCAGCGACGACGCTCCGCGCGCCGAGCGGTTGCACGAGCGCGGCATCGGCTACCTGGACGTCGGCGTCTCCGGCGGCGTCTGGGGCCGGCAGAACGGCTACGGCCTGATGGTCGGCGGCGCCCAGGAGCACGTCGACCGGCTCATGCCGATCTTCCAGGCGCTCAAGCCGGAGGGCGAGTTCGGTTTCGTGCACGCCGGCCCCGTCGGCGCCGGGCACTACTCGAAGATGGTGCACAACGGCATCGAGTACGGCCTCATGCACGCCTACGCCGAGGGCTACGAGCTGATGGCCGCCTCGGAGCTGGTGACGAACGTCCCGGGCGTCATCAAGTCCTGGCGCGAGGGCACCGTGGTCCGCTCCTGGCTGCTCGACCTGCTGGACCGGGCCCTCGACGAGGACCCGGAGCTGGCCGACCTGAGCGGCTACACCGAGGACACCGGCGAGGGCCGCTGGACCGTGGACGAGGCGGTCCGGCTCGCCGTCCCGCTGAACGTCATCACCGCCTCGCTGTTCGCCCGGTTCGCCTCCCGGCAGGACGACTCACCCGCCATGAAGGCCGTCTCCGCGCTGCGCCAGCAGTTCGGTGGCCACGCCGTCCACAAGCGCTGA
- the recF gene encoding DNA replication/repair protein RecF (All proteins in this family for which functions are known are DNA-binding proteins that assist the filamentation of RecA onto DNA for the initiation of recombination or recombinational repair.), whose product MYVHRLELVDFRSYERVAVDFQPGANVLIGANGVGKTNLVEALGYVATLDSHRVATDAPLVRMGAASAVIRCAVVHEGRELLVELEIVPGRANRARLGRSPARRARDVLGALRLVLFAPEDLELVRGDPAERRRYLDDLLVNRQPRYAGVRADYERVVKQRNALLRTAYLARKTGGSRGGDLGTLAVWDTHLAQHGAELLAGRLELVAALTPHVAKAYDAVAAGRGAAGIAYRPSIELAEPTTERAVLVEALTAALAASRSAEIERGTTLVGPHRDELALSLGPLPAKGYASHGESWSFALALRLAGYDLLRADGIEPVLVLDDVFAELDTGRRERLAELVGGASQLLVTCAVDDDVPAALRGTRYQVGEGTVRRVE is encoded by the coding sequence GTGTACGTCCACCGGCTGGAACTGGTCGACTTCCGCTCGTACGAGCGGGTCGCCGTCGACTTCCAGCCGGGGGCGAACGTCCTGATCGGCGCCAACGGCGTCGGCAAGACGAACCTCGTCGAGGCGCTCGGCTACGTGGCGACCCTGGATTCGCACCGGGTCGCCACGGACGCGCCGCTGGTCCGGATGGGCGCTGCCTCTGCCGTGATCCGCTGCGCGGTGGTCCACGAGGGCCGGGAACTCCTCGTCGAGCTGGAGATCGTGCCGGGCCGGGCCAACCGGGCGCGGTTGGGCCGATCCCCGGCGCGGCGGGCGCGGGACGTGCTCGGCGCCCTGCGACTGGTGCTCTTCGCGCCGGAGGACCTGGAGCTGGTCCGCGGCGATCCGGCCGAGCGTCGTCGCTACCTGGACGACCTCCTGGTCAACAGGCAGCCCCGCTACGCGGGCGTACGGGCCGACTACGAACGGGTCGTCAAGCAGCGCAACGCTCTGCTGCGCACCGCGTACCTCGCCCGCAAGACCGGCGGCTCCCGGGGCGGCGACCTCGGCACCCTCGCCGTCTGGGACACCCACCTGGCCCAGCACGGCGCGGAGCTGCTCGCCGGCCGGCTGGAACTGGTCGCCGCGCTCACCCCACACGTCGCCAAGGCGTACGACGCGGTGGCGGCCGGGCGGGGTGCGGCCGGCATCGCGTACCGGCCCTCGATCGAGCTGGCCGAGCCGACCACCGAACGGGCCGTGCTTGTCGAGGCGCTGACCGCCGCGCTGGCCGCCTCCCGTTCCGCCGAGATCGAACGCGGCACGACCCTGGTCGGCCCGCACCGCGACGAGCTGGCCCTGTCCCTCGGTCCGCTCCCCGCGAAGGGGTACGCCAGCCACGGCGAGTCCTGGTCCTTCGCGCTCGCGCTGCGGCTGGCCGGGTACGACCTGCTGCGCGCCGACGGTATCGAGCCGGTCCTGGTGCTCGACGACGTCTTCGCCGAGCTGGACACCGGGCGCCGGGAGCGGCTTGCGGAGCTGGTCGGCGGGGCGAGTCAGCTGCTTGTCACCTGCGCCGTGGACGACGACGTGCCGGCCGCGCTGCGCGGCACCCGCTATCAGGTCGGCGAGGGGACGGTACGCCGTGTCGAATGA
- a CDS encoding DUF721 domain-containing protein, translated as MSNEPDARRAGADRTGSGRQAGDAANGRTAGSGATASGAAGVDGRPAEGASGPELARAVLDAALSRRQTAARTRRAPGGGAGTDGADGSGRRLRGYSGPGPDPRDPQPLSAVLNRLVKARGWQQPAAEATVFGAWERVVGAEVAQHSRPVKLENGELTVEARSTAWATQLRLLAGSLLKQIAQEVGHNVVRKLHIHGPAAPSWQKGPRRVRGRGPRDTYG; from the coding sequence GTGTCGAATGAACCGGACGCCAGGCGAGCGGGGGCCGACCGCACCGGCAGCGGCCGCCAGGCCGGTGACGCCGCGAACGGGCGTACCGCAGGGTCGGGGGCGACCGCAAGCGGCGCGGCAGGTGTCGACGGGAGGCCGGCGGAGGGTGCGTCGGGGCCGGAGCTGGCCCGGGCGGTGCTCGACGCGGCGCTGTCCCGGCGGCAGACGGCGGCGCGCACCAGGCGTGCCCCCGGCGGCGGCGCGGGCACCGACGGCGCCGACGGCTCCGGACGGCGACTGCGTGGCTACTCCGGCCCCGGCCCCGACCCGCGCGACCCGCAGCCCCTCAGCGCCGTGCTGAACCGGCTGGTCAAGGCACGCGGCTGGCAGCAGCCCGCCGCCGAGGCCACCGTGTTCGGCGCCTGGGAGCGGGTGGTCGGCGCCGAGGTCGCCCAGCACAGCCGGCCGGTCAAGCTGGAAAACGGCGAGTTGACCGTGGAGGCGCGCTCGACGGCCTGGGCGACCCAGCTGCGGCTGCTCGCCGGCTCGCTGCTCAAGCAGATCGCCCAGGAGGTCGGTCACAACGTGGTGCGCAAGCTGCACATCCACGGCCCGGCGGCGCCGTCCTGGCAAAAGGGGCCGCGCCGGGTGCGCGGTCGGGGGCCGCGCGACACGTACGGCTGA
- a CDS encoding MarR family winged helix-turn-helix transcriptional regulator, whose protein sequence is MSGQPEGVDPLALEQQVCFALSVAARSVVAVYRPLLEPMGLTHPQYLVMLALWQHAPLSGRDLSRLLQLDPGTLSPLLKRLEAAGYLRRERDAADERSLAVTLTATGAELRAQAERIPAAIVQRLGLPVEDLQHLHAVLMQVIAAANRPGGDQAAPQSGTAAQASA, encoded by the coding sequence ATGAGCGGCCAACCGGAGGGCGTCGACCCGTTGGCACTGGAACAGCAGGTCTGCTTCGCCCTGTCGGTCGCGGCACGCAGCGTGGTGGCCGTCTACCGGCCGCTGCTGGAACCGATGGGGCTTACCCACCCGCAGTACCTGGTGATGCTGGCGCTCTGGCAGCACGCGCCGCTGTCCGGCCGCGACCTCAGCCGCCTGTTGCAGCTCGACCCGGGCACCCTGTCACCCCTGCTCAAGCGGCTCGAAGCAGCCGGCTACCTGCGCCGCGAGCGCGACGCCGCCGACGAGCGCAGCCTCGCCGTCACCCTCACCGCCACCGGCGCGGAGCTGCGCGCCCAGGCCGAGCGGATTCCCGCCGCGATCGTGCAGCGCCTCGGGCTGCCCGTCGAGGACCTGCAGCACCTGCACGCGGTGCTCATGCAGGTGATCGCGGCGGCCAACCGGCCCGGCGGCGACCAGGCCGCGCCGCAGAGCGGGACGGCCGCTCAGGCGTCGGCGTAG
- the gyrB gene encoding DNA topoisomerase (ATP-hydrolyzing) subunit B, translated as MAAQDKQEYGAESITVLEGLEAVRKRPGMYIGSTGERGLHHLVWEVVDNAVDEALAGYCDTIDVVLLADGGVRVTDNGRGFPVDLHPKLKKPGVEVALTILHAGGKFDGKAYAVSGGLHGVGVSVVNALSTRMFVEIHKSGSVWRQHYTNSKPSPLEKGESTDSTGSAVSFWPDPDVFETVDFDFQTIYRRLQEMAFLNRALRIHLLDERVAEEEDGRQREVTFYYEGGIADFVRHLNASKNPIHKTVVEFGAEEEGMSVEIAMQWNESYGESVYTFANTINTHEGGTHEEGFRSALTSVVNRYGTDKKLLKGDEKLSGEDIREGLAAIISVKLANPQFEGQTKTKLGNTPVKSFVQRVCNEWLVDWFDRNPAEAKMIITKASQAARARIAAQQARKLARRKSLLESGSMPGKLADCQSTDPRESEVFIVEGDSAGGSAKQGRDPRTQAILPIRGKILNVEKARIDRVLKNNEVQALITALGTGIHDDFDMEKLRYHKVVLMADADVDGQHIQTLLLTLLFRFMRPLVELGHVYLAAPPLYKIKWNKRGDDAQYAYSDRERDGLIALRQQKKPNAKPDDIQRFKGLGEMNYPELWETTMNPATRTLRQVTLDDAATADELFSVLMGEDVEARRSFIQRNAKDVRFLDI; from the coding sequence GTGGCAGCGCAGGACAAGCAGGAGTACGGCGCAGAGTCGATCACCGTTCTCGAGGGGCTGGAGGCCGTCCGGAAGCGGCCCGGTATGTACATCGGGTCCACCGGTGAGCGCGGTCTGCACCACCTCGTCTGGGAGGTCGTCGACAACGCGGTGGACGAGGCGCTGGCCGGATACTGCGACACCATCGACGTGGTGCTGCTCGCCGACGGCGGAGTGCGGGTCACCGACAACGGCCGTGGTTTTCCGGTCGACCTCCACCCGAAGCTCAAGAAGCCGGGCGTCGAGGTCGCGTTGACCATCCTGCACGCGGGCGGCAAGTTCGACGGCAAGGCGTACGCGGTATCCGGCGGTCTGCACGGCGTCGGCGTCTCCGTGGTGAACGCGCTCTCCACCAGGATGTTCGTCGAGATCCACAAGTCCGGTTCCGTGTGGCGGCAGCACTACACCAACTCCAAGCCGAGCCCGCTGGAGAAGGGCGAGTCCACCGACAGCACCGGCTCGGCGGTCTCCTTCTGGCCCGACCCCGACGTCTTCGAGACCGTCGACTTCGACTTCCAGACCATCTACCGGCGCCTCCAGGAGATGGCCTTCCTCAACCGTGCCCTGCGCATCCACCTGCTCGACGAGCGGGTGGCCGAGGAGGAGGACGGCCGGCAGCGCGAGGTCACCTTCTACTACGAGGGCGGCATCGCCGACTTCGTCCGGCACCTCAACGCCTCCAAGAACCCGATCCACAAGACGGTGGTCGAGTTCGGCGCCGAGGAGGAGGGCATGTCGGTCGAGATCGCCATGCAGTGGAACGAGTCGTACGGCGAGTCGGTCTACACCTTCGCCAACACGATCAACACCCACGAGGGCGGCACCCACGAGGAGGGGTTCCGGTCCGCGCTGACAAGCGTGGTCAACCGGTACGGCACCGACAAGAAGCTGCTCAAGGGCGACGAGAAGCTCTCCGGCGAGGACATCCGGGAAGGACTCGCGGCGATCATCTCGGTCAAGCTGGCCAACCCGCAGTTCGAGGGCCAGACCAAGACCAAGCTCGGGAACACCCCGGTGAAGAGCTTCGTGCAGCGGGTCTGCAACGAGTGGCTTGTCGACTGGTTCGACCGCAACCCGGCCGAAGCCAAGATGATCATCACGAAGGCGTCCCAGGCGGCCCGTGCCCGGATCGCCGCGCAGCAGGCGCGCAAGCTGGCCCGGCGCAAGTCGCTGCTGGAGTCCGGCTCGATGCCGGGCAAGCTGGCCGACTGCCAGTCCACCGACCCGCGCGAGTCCGAGGTGTTCATCGTCGAGGGTGACTCGGCAGGTGGTTCGGCCAAGCAGGGTCGGGACCCGCGGACGCAGGCGATCCTGCCGATCCGCGGCAAGATCCTCAACGTGGAGAAGGCCCGGATCGACCGGGTCCTGAAGAACAACGAGGTCCAGGCGCTGATCACCGCGCTGGGCACCGGCATCCACGACGACTTCGACATGGAGAAGCTGCGCTACCACAAGGTGGTGCTGATGGCCGACGCGGACGTCGACGGCCAGCACATCCAGACGCTGCTGCTCACCCTGCTGTTCCGCTTCATGCGTCCGCTTGTCGAGCTGGGTCACGTCTACCTGGCCGCCCCGCCGCTTTACAAGATCAAGTGGAACAAGAGGGGCGACGACGCGCAGTACGCCTACTCCGACCGCGAGCGGGACGGGCTCATCGCGCTGCGCCAGCAGAAGAAGCCGAACGCCAAGCCGGACGACATCCAGCGTTTCAAGGGCCTCGGCGAGATGAACTATCCCGAGCTGTGGGAAACCACGATGAACCCGGCGACGCGTACCCTGCGTCAGGTCACGCTCGACGACGCTGCAACCGCAGACGAGTTGTTCAGCGTCCTGATGGGTGAGGACGTCGAGGCACGCCGGTCGTTCATCCAGCGCAACGCCAAGGACGTGCGGTTCCTGGATATCTGA
- the gyrA gene encoding DNA gyrase subunit A: MTDSPESTPNEPEAPAEALAAVVAHDRIEPVGLEVEMQRSYLDYAMSVIVGRALPDVRDGLKPVHRKILYAMFDSGYRPDRGYVKCSRVVGDVMGQFHPHGDSAIYDALVRMAQPWSLRYPLVDGNGNFGSPGNDPAAAMRYTECKLDPLAMEMLRDIDEDTVDLQDNYDGRAKEPTILPSRIPNLLVNGSEGIAVGMATKIPPHNLREIGAAVQWCLEHPEEDEETTLEALLGIVKGPDFPTHGLIVGTTAIQDAYRTGRGSIRMRAVVEVEEDKRGRPCLVVSELPYQVNPDNLAERIAELIKEGKLAGIADIRDESSGRTGMRIVLVLKRDAVAKVVLNNLYKHTQLQETFGANMLALVDGVPRTLNLAQFIRYYVEHQIDVIRRRTAFRLRKAEERAHILRGLGKALDALDEVIALIRRSPTVDDARQGLIRLLEIDEIQATAILDMQLRRLAALERQRIVDDLAKLEIEIADLKDILAKPERQRKIVSEELGEIVAKWGDDRRTQIIPFDGEVSMEDLIAREDVVVTITRTGYAKRTKVDLYRSQRRGGKGVSGATLRQDDIVSHFFVCSTHDWILFFTNKGRVYRAKAYELPEASRVAKGQHVANLLAFLPDEQIAQIIEIPNYQVAPYLVLATKNGLVKKTRLEEFDSNRSGGIIAINLRDEDELVGAALVAPENDLLLVSKKAQAIRFNASDEALRPMGRATSGVIGMRFTDDDVLLAMEVVRDGLDVLVATNGGYAKRTPIEEYPVQGRGGKGVLTAKITERRGGLVGAVVIDPDDELFAITSNGGVIRTPVKPVRRTRDRNTMGVKLMDLPDGVTIVAIARNADEPDEQD, from the coding sequence GTGACCGATTCCCCCGAGTCCACACCGAACGAGCCCGAGGCTCCCGCCGAGGCACTCGCCGCCGTGGTCGCGCACGACCGGATCGAGCCGGTCGGGCTCGAGGTGGAGATGCAGCGCTCCTACCTCGACTACGCGATGAGCGTGATCGTCGGGCGCGCGCTGCCGGACGTCCGGGACGGGCTCAAGCCGGTCCACCGCAAGATCCTCTACGCCATGTTCGACTCCGGCTACCGGCCGGACCGCGGCTACGTGAAGTGCTCCCGCGTCGTCGGCGACGTGATGGGCCAGTTCCACCCGCACGGCGACTCGGCGATCTACGACGCGCTGGTCCGGATGGCGCAGCCCTGGTCGCTGCGCTACCCGCTTGTCGACGGCAACGGCAACTTCGGCTCGCCGGGAAATGATCCGGCTGCCGCCATGAGATATACCGAGTGCAAGCTCGACCCGCTCGCCATGGAGATGCTGCGGGACATCGACGAGGACACCGTCGACCTCCAGGACAACTACGACGGCCGGGCCAAGGAGCCCACGATCCTGCCGTCGCGGATCCCCAACCTGCTGGTGAACGGCTCCGAGGGCATCGCCGTCGGCATGGCCACCAAGATCCCGCCGCACAACCTGCGGGAGATCGGCGCGGCGGTGCAGTGGTGCCTGGAGCACCCGGAGGAGGACGAGGAGACAACCCTCGAAGCCCTGCTCGGCATCGTCAAGGGCCCGGACTTCCCGACCCACGGCCTGATCGTCGGCACGACGGCGATCCAGGACGCGTACCGCACCGGGCGGGGCTCGATCCGGATGCGGGCCGTGGTGGAGGTCGAGGAGGACAAGCGGGGCCGCCCCTGCCTGGTCGTCAGTGAGCTGCCCTACCAGGTCAACCCGGACAACCTCGCCGAGCGGATCGCCGAGCTGATCAAGGAGGGCAAGCTCGCCGGGATCGCCGACATCCGCGACGAGTCCTCGGGTCGTACCGGTATGCGGATCGTGCTGGTCCTGAAGCGCGACGCGGTCGCCAAGGTGGTGCTGAACAACCTCTACAAGCACACCCAGCTCCAGGAGACGTTCGGCGCCAACATGCTGGCCCTTGTCGACGGGGTGCCGCGCACGCTCAACCTGGCCCAGTTCATCCGCTACTACGTCGAGCACCAGATCGACGTGATCCGCCGGCGGACCGCCTTCCGGCTGCGCAAGGCCGAGGAGCGGGCGCACATTCTGCGTGGCCTGGGCAAGGCGCTGGACGCGCTGGACGAGGTGATCGCGCTGATCCGGCGGTCGCCGACCGTGGACGATGCCCGGCAGGGCCTGATCCGACTGCTGGAGATCGACGAGATCCAGGCGACCGCGATCCTGGACATGCAGCTGCGCCGGCTCGCCGCGTTGGAGCGGCAGCGGATCGTTGACGACCTGGCCAAGCTCGAGATCGAGATCGCCGACCTCAAGGACATCCTCGCCAAGCCGGAACGGCAGCGGAAGATCGTCTCGGAGGAGCTGGGCGAGATCGTCGCCAAGTGGGGCGACGATCGCCGGACGCAGATCATCCCGTTCGACGGCGAGGTCTCCATGGAGGACCTCATCGCCCGCGAGGACGTGGTCGTCACGATCACCCGGACGGGGTACGCCAAGCGGACCAAGGTCGACCTGTACCGCTCGCAGCGGCGCGGCGGCAAGGGCGTCAGTGGCGCCACGCTGCGACAGGACGACATCGTGAGCCACTTCTTCGTATGCTCGACGCACGACTGGATCTTGTTCTTCACGAACAAGGGCCGGGTGTACCGGGCCAAGGCGTACGAGTTGCCGGAGGCCAGTAGGGTAGCCAAGGGCCAACACGTGGCCAATCTGCTCGCCTTCCTACCCGACGAGCAGATCGCGCAGATCATCGAAATCCCGAACTACCAGGTAGCCCCCTATCTGGTACTGGCCACGAAGAACGGCCTGGTGAAGAAGACGCGGCTCGAGGAGTTCGACTCCAACCGTTCCGGCGGAATCATCGCGATCAACCTGCGCGATGAGGACGAGCTGGTCGGTGCTGCGCTGGTGGCGCCGGAGAACGACCTGCTGCTGGTCTCCAAGAAGGCGCAGGCGATCCGGTTCAACGCCTCCGACGAGGCGCTGCGGCCGATGGGCCGGGCTACCTCGGGCGTGATCGGCATGCGCTTCACGGACGACGACGTCCTGCTCGCCATGGAGGTCGTTCGGGACGGTTTGGACGTCCTGGTGGCCACGAACGGGGGATACGCGAAACGTACCCCGATCGAGGAATACCCGGTGCAGGGCCGGGGAGGTAAAGGCGTGCTGACTGCGAAGATCACCGAACGGCGCGGTGGTCTGGTCGGTGCCGTGGTGATCGACCCAGACGACGAGTTGTTCGCGATCACCAGCAACGGTGGTGTCATCCGGACTCCGGTGAAGCCTGTACGCCGTACGCGTGACCGGAACACAATGGGGGTCAAGCTGATGGACCTCCCGGACGGCGTGACTATCGTGGCGATTGCTCGCAATGCCGACGAGCCTGACGAACAGGACTAG